The proteins below come from a single Fusobacteriaceae bacterium genomic window:
- a CDS encoding alpha/beta hydrolase, whose translation MNKKPYYFVVLSLIFCLISMIATNLIHTDFGNAKREKARIVSRTGHILSIDMLIPKTATAKTPAPTIIVAHGGNNIKEMMSSFKIEYVRRGYVVMAIDLYSHGESESLPQSQWLDGGRGMYDAVQYALTIPFVDKENIALVGFSRGGAASNESIQIDNKSEKHVIKAAYLVNSDAVYKNKEGAYIDIYGSRDVGINADTFDEFFFTEKNVAATTYSNDANRYVRPQTSPVDYVINNSAQSFLSFGEDPTAQTEKRKAETVYTKTYSDGEGSRIINVVKLVHIQGIHSKQVVGNTLKFFERVMPTTLNKDASDQIWPTNSRFGLLGLIGLCMFVVSSVWQLARSKPFASLDQGGPATMGSTPDTTGKIWFWGSQLATILFATFSLVYYTKLGFNTYRNSFFLSSNGFYYGLWGATVGAFGLLLCFICYQCYGKKNGFDLKACGLVTSWGNIVKSILVAIIVAIGTYLIVFAAQYIFKTEFIWFKWIACAFGAEKIPQMLKYLPFYVVFYLCISISTNCFNYNGVIGKSKWINLIVLAILNTLPPVIIMSYQYITFARSGLNAMIGGNASTGNNMITLIPVIFVATIINRKIYDRTKNPYLAAITTALVLTIQSGIINETIPVIAKAVQ comes from the coding sequence ATGAACAAAAAACCGTATTATTTCGTAGTTCTTTCTTTGATTTTCTGCCTGATCAGCATGATCGCAACAAATCTCATTCACACAGACTTTGGGAATGCAAAACGTGAAAAAGCGCGAATTGTTTCCCGTACCGGCCATATATTGAGCATCGATATGCTGATTCCAAAGACAGCGACCGCCAAGACGCCGGCCCCGACAATTATCGTGGCTCATGGCGGGAATAACATCAAAGAAATGATGAGTTCCTTCAAGATTGAATATGTCCGGCGGGGGTACGTCGTCATGGCTATTGATCTCTACAGCCATGGTGAATCGGAGAGTTTACCTCAATCTCAGTGGCTGGATGGAGGACGCGGAATGTATGACGCGGTTCAGTACGCTCTTACGATTCCATTTGTTGATAAGGAGAATATCGCACTCGTCGGATTTTCTCGCGGCGGAGCCGCTTCCAACGAATCTATTCAGATCGACAACAAGTCCGAAAAGCACGTGATAAAAGCTGCGTACCTCGTAAATAGCGACGCCGTGTACAAAAACAAAGAAGGCGCATACATCGACATCTATGGAAGCCGCGATGTCGGGATCAACGCGGATACATTCGACGAGTTTTTCTTTACGGAAAAAAATGTTGCCGCTACAACATACTCAAACGACGCCAATCGTTATGTCAGACCGCAAACATCGCCAGTAGACTATGTTATCAACAACAGCGCCCAATCTTTTCTGTCGTTTGGTGAAGATCCAACCGCACAGACTGAAAAAAGAAAAGCTGAAACAGTTTATACGAAAACGTATTCAGATGGCGAAGGATCGCGGATAATCAACGTTGTAAAACTTGTCCACATTCAAGGTATTCATTCGAAACAGGTTGTTGGAAATACACTCAAATTTTTTGAAAGAGTTATGCCGACCACCCTAAATAAAGACGCCTCAGACCAGATCTGGCCGACGAATTCACGTTTTGGACTCTTGGGCCTGATTGGACTTTGTATGTTCGTAGTATCCTCGGTTTGGCAACTGGCACGTTCAAAACCCTTTGCCTCCCTGGATCAAGGCGGACCGGCTACGATGGGGAGCACGCCGGATACTACAGGGAAAATCTGGTTTTGGGGCTCTCAGCTTGCAACGATCCTGTTTGCGACATTCAGCCTGGTATATTATACAAAATTAGGGTTCAATACATACAGAAACAGTTTCTTTCTTTCGTCAAACGGCTTTTATTATGGTCTTTGGGGAGCTACCGTAGGCGCCTTTGGGCTTCTTCTCTGCTTTATATGCTACCAGTGCTATGGAAAAAAGAATGGTTTCGATCTGAAAGCCTGCGGCTTGGTAACTTCGTGGGGAAACATCGTGAAATCAATCTTGGTCGCAATTATCGTTGCGATCGGCACATATTTAATCGTTTTCGCCGCCCAATATATTTTTAAAACCGAATTCATTTGGTTCAAATGGATTGCCTGCGCTTTCGGAGCGGAAAAAATTCCCCAGATGCTTAAATATTTACCGTTCTATGTTGTCTTCTACCTTTGTATCTCCATAAGCACAAATTGCTTTAACTATAACGGGGTCATCGGTAAATCCAAGTGGATCAACCTGATCGTTTTGGCAATATTGAATACTCTACCGCCTGTTATCATCATGAGCTATCAGTATATTACCTTTGCCAGATCCGGCCTGAACGCGATGATTGGCGGAAACGCCTCCACCGGGAACAATATGATTACGCTGATCCCTGTGATCTTCGTGGCAACAATCATCAATCGAAAAATATATGACCGGACGAAAAATCCTTATCTTGCGGCCATTACGACGGCCTTGGTTTTGACCATCCAATCCGGCATTATCAATGAAACAATTCCTGTAATCGCAAAAGCAGTGCAGTAG